The following proteins are encoded in a genomic region of Arachis ipaensis cultivar K30076 chromosome B02, Araip1.1, whole genome shotgun sequence:
- the LOC107627127 gene encoding uncharacterized protein LOC107627127, with translation MDMKNTFLNGDLKQRVYMKPLPRYSCSSNKVSLLCKILYGVKQAPREWFEKFMNTIYNLGFTCSPHENALFICKTDRGVLLLLLYVDDMIINSNDVDGISDLKASLHHHFEMKDLGSLSYFLDLDVISLKDGIYLSQAKYAFDLLARVRITDSRTKSTPLELNARFTYMDGTALDNPTIDTQLVGGFVYLTITRVDIAYHVHVVSQFLSAPHITHYATIFQIPCYIKGTMFQGLHFFVQSSLILQEYYNADWVSVLRVT, from the coding sequence ATGGATATGAAAAATACTTTTCTCAATGGTGACTTAAAACAGAGAGTCTACATGAAACCTCTTCCGAGATATTCTTGTTCTTCTAACAAAGTAAGTCTTCTTTGCAAGATACTGTATGGTGTTAAGCAAGCTCCTCGAGAATGGTTTGAAAAGTTCATGAATACTATCTACAACCTCGGTTTCACTTGCAGTCCTCATGAGAATGCTCTTTTCATTTGCAAGACTGACAGGGGTGTTTTGCTCCTACtattatatgttgatgacatgatcattaatAGTAATGATGTTGATGGCATAAGTGATCTCAAAGCAAGTCTTCACCATCACTTTGAGATGAAAGACCTTGGATCTCTTAGTTATTTTCTTGATCTTGATGTTATCTCGTTAAAAGATGGCATCTATCTTTCTCAAGCAAAGTATGCATTTGATCTTCTTGCTCGGGTTAGGATTACTGATAGTCGCACAAAATCTACTCCGCTTGAGCTTAATGCTCGCTTCACTTATATGGATGGCACTGCTTTGGATAATCCTACTATTGATACACAATTGGTTGGTGGTTTTGTCTATCTAACTATTACTCGAGTGGATATTGCTTATCATGTTCATGTTGTTAGCCAATTCTTATCAGCACCCCACATTACTCATTATGCTACTATTTTTCAGATTCCTTGCTACATCAAAGGTACTATGTTTCAAGGTCTTCATTTTTTTGTACAATCTTCATTAATCCTTCAAGAATATTATAATGCTGATTGGGTtagtgttctgagggttacctga